One genomic region from Paraburkholderia azotifigens encodes:
- a CDS encoding ABC transporter substrate-binding protein, which translates to MRFKLLAAATLTALAIAPALSVAKPLTVCTESSPDGFDVVQYNSLVTTNASADVIFNSLVSYDEAAKKVAPALADKWDVSSDGLTYTFHLRPGVQFQTTDYFKPTRALNADDVVFTFDRMLNENNPWHKVAGASGFPHAQSMGLVKLIKSVSKVDDNTVKFELNEPNATFVSILTMGFASIYSAEYADQLLKANKTADLNAKPIGTGPFVLKGYTKDSIIRYDVNPTYWGPKPKIDRLIYAITPDAAVRAQKVKAGECQIALSPKPQDIADAKKDKSLAIVQTPAFMTAFVALNTQKKPLDNQKVRAALNMAFDRTSYLKAVFDNTATPANNPYPPNTWSYDKAVKPWPYDTDKAKKLLADAGYPNGFETTIWVRPNGSVLNPNPKAGAEMLQADFAKIGVKAEVKVIEWGELIKQAKQGQHDTLFMGWAGDNGDPDNYLSPLFSCNAVKSGINFARYCDPELDKLIAQGKETADQSKRTKAYEAAQQIIHDEALWIPLGYPTAAAITRTNVSGYHVSPFGRQNFGAVSVQ; encoded by the coding sequence ATGCGTTTCAAGTTGCTTGCCGCCGCGACACTGACGGCCCTCGCCATCGCGCCCGCGCTGTCCGTCGCGAAACCGCTCACGGTTTGCACGGAATCGAGTCCTGACGGCTTCGACGTCGTCCAGTACAACTCGCTCGTCACGACCAATGCCTCGGCGGATGTGATTTTCAATTCGCTCGTATCGTACGACGAGGCGGCCAAAAAAGTCGCGCCCGCGCTCGCCGACAAATGGGACGTGAGCAGCGACGGCCTTACCTACACGTTCCATCTGCGCCCGGGCGTGCAGTTCCAGACCACCGACTACTTCAAGCCCACGCGCGCGCTGAACGCCGACGACGTCGTGTTCACCTTCGACCGGATGCTCAACGAGAACAACCCGTGGCACAAGGTCGCGGGCGCGAGCGGCTTTCCGCATGCGCAGTCGATGGGCCTCGTGAAGCTGATCAAGTCGGTGTCGAAGGTCGACGACAACACGGTGAAGTTCGAGTTGAACGAGCCGAACGCGACCTTCGTGTCGATCCTGACGATGGGTTTCGCGTCGATCTATTCGGCCGAGTACGCGGACCAACTGCTGAAGGCGAACAAGACAGCCGATCTGAATGCGAAGCCGATCGGCACCGGTCCGTTCGTGCTGAAGGGCTACACGAAAGACTCGATCATCCGCTATGACGTGAACCCGACGTACTGGGGCCCGAAACCGAAGATCGACCGGCTGATCTACGCGATCACGCCCGACGCCGCCGTGCGTGCGCAAAAGGTCAAAGCGGGCGAATGTCAGATCGCGTTGTCGCCGAAGCCGCAGGATATCGCCGACGCGAAGAAGGACAAGTCGCTCGCCATCGTGCAGACGCCCGCGTTCATGACGGCGTTCGTCGCATTGAACACGCAGAAGAAGCCGCTGGATAACCAGAAGGTGCGCGCCGCGCTGAACATGGCGTTCGATCGCACGTCGTATCTGAAGGCCGTGTTCGACAACACCGCGACGCCCGCGAACAATCCGTATCCGCCGAACACATGGAGCTACGACAAGGCCGTCAAGCCGTGGCCGTACGACACCGACAAGGCCAAGAAGCTGCTCGCCGACGCAGGTTATCCGAACGGCTTCGAAACGACGATCTGGGTGCGTCCGAACGGCAGCGTGCTGAACCCGAATCCGAAGGCGGGCGCGGAAATGCTGCAGGCGGACTTCGCGAAGATCGGCGTGAAGGCCGAGGTGAAGGTGATCGAATGGGGCGAATTGATCAAGCAGGCCAAGCAGGGCCAGCACGACACGCTGTTCATGGGCTGGGCGGGCGACAACGGCGACCCGGACAACTATCTGTCGCCGCTCTTCAGCTGCAACGCGGTGAAGTCGGGGATCAACTTCGCACGCTACTGCGACCCGGAACTCGACAAACTGATCGCGCAAGGCAAGGAAACGGCCGATCAGAGCAAGCGCACGAAGGCGTATGAAGCCGCGCAGCAGATCATCCATGATGAAGCGCTGTGGATTCCGCTCGGGTATCCGACGGCGGCTGCGATTACGCGGACGAACGTGAGCGGGTATCACGTGAGCCCGTTTGGACGGCAGAATTTTGGGGCGGTGTCGGTGCAGTAG
- a CDS encoding MBL fold metallo-hydrolase, with translation MNALEHQLDYPFADAMPAAATTQEVAPGVYWLRMPLPFALDHINLWLLRDEIDGQKGWTIVDCGIASDEIKANWEKLFDTALEGLPVLRVIVTHCHPDHLGLANWLCEGGEKKRWSVRLWITLGEYMLGRVMAAGDGSNAGGEGAARHFARHGLRDEASLDKLRNRKSYYANLVPAVPSQYRRLREGDALSIGGRTWRVVTGFGHSPEHCALHAEADGVLISGDMVLPRISTNVSVFDIEPEGNPLALYLGSLGRYETMAADTLVLPSHGKPFRGLHTRIGQLRDHHAARLAEVRAACAEKPCSAADIVPIMFRRALDIHQMTFAMGEALAHLHLLWLQGELKRVHGEDGVIRFNA, from the coding sequence ATGAACGCTCTCGAACACCAACTCGACTATCCATTCGCCGACGCGATGCCTGCGGCCGCCACGACCCAGGAGGTCGCGCCCGGCGTCTACTGGCTGCGCATGCCGCTGCCGTTCGCGCTCGATCACATCAACCTGTGGCTGCTGCGCGATGAAATCGACGGGCAGAAGGGCTGGACGATCGTCGACTGCGGCATCGCGTCCGACGAGATCAAGGCAAACTGGGAAAAGCTGTTCGACACGGCGCTCGAAGGCTTGCCCGTGCTGCGCGTGATCGTTACGCATTGCCATCCGGATCACCTCGGTCTCGCGAACTGGCTGTGCGAAGGCGGCGAGAAGAAACGTTGGAGCGTGCGTCTGTGGATCACGCTCGGCGAATACATGCTGGGCCGCGTGATGGCGGCGGGCGATGGCTCGAACGCGGGCGGCGAGGGCGCGGCGCGTCACTTCGCGCGGCACGGACTGCGCGACGAGGCATCGCTCGACAAGCTGCGCAATCGGAAGAGCTATTACGCGAACCTGGTGCCCGCCGTGCCGAGCCAGTACCGGCGGCTGCGCGAGGGCGATGCGCTGTCGATTGGCGGCCGCACGTGGCGCGTCGTGACGGGCTTCGGCCATTCGCCGGAGCACTGCGCGCTGCATGCGGAAGCGGACGGCGTGCTCATTTCCGGCGACATGGTGCTGCCGCGCATTTCGACGAACGTGTCCGTGTTCGACATCGAGCCGGAAGGCAATCCGCTCGCGTTGTATCTGGGTTCGCTGGGTCGCTACGAAACGATGGCCGCCGATACGCTCGTGCTGCCTTCGCACGGCAAGCCGTTTCGCGGGCTGCATACGCGGATCGGACAACTGCGCGATCACCACGCGGCGCGGCTCGCGGAAGTGCGCGCGGCCTGCGCGGAAAAGCCGTGCAGCGCGGCGGATATCGTCCCGATCATGTTCAGGCGCGCACTCGACATTCACCAGATGACCTTCGCGATGGGCGAAGCGCTCGCGCATTTGCATCTGCTGTGGCTGCAGGGCGAACTGAAGCGTGTGCACGGCGAGGATGGTGTGATCAGGTTCAACGCGTGA
- a CDS encoding MerR family transcriptional regulator, with amino-acid sequence MNTQYTITELAREFDVTPRAIRFYEDQGLLSPSREGSSGLRRVYSGRDRTRLRLTLRGKRLGFTLSEIRDLLDLYDSPTDTTPQLQAFLATVVRHREVLERQREDLNATLEDLAQYEAQARALLEGGTRGDGYGHAKKTAHEDAVKEKS; translated from the coding sequence ATGAACACCCAATACACGATCACCGAACTGGCCCGCGAATTCGACGTGACACCGCGTGCGATCCGCTTTTACGAAGACCAGGGTTTACTCTCACCGAGCCGCGAAGGGTCGAGCGGACTGCGGCGCGTGTACTCGGGCCGCGACCGCACGCGTCTGCGGCTGACGCTGCGCGGCAAGCGGCTGGGTTTCACGCTGTCGGAAATCCGCGATCTGCTCGATCTCTACGATTCGCCGACGGATACCACGCCGCAGTTGCAGGCGTTTCTGGCGACGGTGGTCCGGCATCGCGAAGTGCTCGAACGTCAGCGCGAAGATCTGAACGCGACGCTCGAAGACCTCGCGCAATACGAAGCGCAGGCGCGCGCGCTGCTCGAAGGCGGCACGCGCGGCGACGGTTATGGTCACGCGAAAAAAACCGCGCACGAAGACGCGGTGAAAGAAAAATCGTGA
- the aceK gene encoding bifunctional isocitrate dehydrogenase kinase/phosphatase, which translates to MNHFPKLLSSQIGFDVAETLLAGFDRHYCIFREAAIRAKDLFEAADWHGLQKLARDRITSYDERVRECIEKLEDEYDAENISDDVWQQIKLHYIGLLTTHRQPECAETFFNSVCCHILHRSYFNNDFIFVRPAISTEYIENDEPAAKPTYRAYYPGKDGLAVTLERIVTNFQLNPPFQNLTRDVQCVIQALRDNFGTFNEAPNFQIHVLSSLFFRNKAAYIIGRIINGDTMVPFALPIHHVKPGLLALDALLCKRDQLLIIFSFAHSYFLVDMEVPSAFVEFLGGILQGKPKAEIYTSVGLQKQGKNLFYRDLLRHLKHSSDQFIIAPGIKGMVMLVFTLPSFPYVFKLIKDAFPPPKETTREQVVGKYQLVKRHDRLGRMADTLEYSSVALPLSRLDDALIRELEKEAPSMLEHEGDNLVIRHVYIERRMVPLNIFLQNGTDADVEHGIREYGNAVKELMQANIFPGDMLYKNFGVTRHGRVVFYDYDEIEYLTDCNVRAVPPPRNEEDEMSGEPWYPVGPHDIFPETYHTFLLGDPRVRESFLKHHADFFDPALWQEHKDHILRGELPDFYPYDRSLRFSVRYPERFAAGHTAAAPTERAA; encoded by the coding sequence ATGAATCACTTTCCCAAACTGCTGTCGTCACAGATCGGCTTCGACGTCGCGGAGACGCTGCTCGCGGGGTTCGACCGGCATTACTGCATCTTTCGCGAAGCCGCGATCCGCGCCAAAGATCTCTTCGAGGCCGCCGACTGGCACGGGCTGCAAAAACTGGCACGCGACCGCATTACGTCGTATGACGAACGCGTGCGCGAGTGCATCGAGAAACTCGAAGACGAGTACGACGCGGAGAACATCAGCGACGACGTGTGGCAGCAGATCAAGCTGCACTACATCGGTCTGTTGACGACGCACCGGCAGCCCGAATGCGCGGAGACCTTCTTCAATTCGGTGTGCTGCCATATCCTGCATCGCTCGTACTTCAACAACGATTTCATCTTCGTGCGGCCCGCGATTTCGACCGAGTACATCGAGAACGACGAACCCGCCGCGAAGCCGACGTATCGCGCGTATTACCCCGGCAAGGACGGCCTAGCTGTCACGCTGGAGCGCATCGTCACGAACTTCCAGCTGAACCCGCCGTTCCAGAATCTGACACGTGATGTGCAATGCGTGATCCAGGCGTTACGCGACAACTTCGGCACGTTCAACGAAGCGCCCAATTTCCAGATTCACGTGCTGTCGTCGCTGTTCTTCCGCAACAAGGCGGCGTACATCATCGGGCGCATCATCAACGGCGACACGATGGTGCCGTTCGCGCTGCCGATCCATCACGTGAAGCCTGGCCTGCTCGCGCTCGATGCGCTGCTCTGCAAGCGCGACCAGTTGCTGATCATCTTCAGCTTTGCGCATTCGTACTTCCTCGTCGACATGGAAGTGCCGTCCGCGTTTGTCGAGTTTCTCGGCGGCATCCTGCAAGGCAAGCCGAAGGCGGAAATCTATACGTCGGTGGGCTTGCAGAAGCAGGGGAAGAATCTCTTCTATCGCGATCTGCTGCGGCATCTGAAGCATTCGAGCGATCAGTTCATCATCGCGCCCGGCATCAAGGGCATGGTGATGCTCGTGTTCACACTGCCGTCGTTTCCGTACGTGTTCAAGCTGATCAAGGACGCATTTCCGCCGCCGAAAGAGACGACGCGCGAACAGGTGGTCGGCAAGTATCAGCTCGTCAAGCGCCACGACCGTCTGGGACGCATGGCCGATACGCTCGAATATTCGAGCGTCGCGTTGCCGCTGTCGCGGCTCGACGATGCACTCATTCGCGAGCTCGAAAAGGAAGCGCCTTCGATGCTCGAACACGAAGGCGACAACCTCGTCATCCGGCATGTGTATATCGAGCGGCGCATGGTGCCGCTCAACATCTTCCTGCAGAACGGCACGGATGCCGACGTCGAGCATGGCATCCGCGAGTACGGCAATGCGGTGAAGGAACTGATGCAGGCAAACATCTTTCCCGGCGACATGCTGTACAAGAACTTCGGCGTCACGCGGCACGGGCGCGTCGTGTTCTACGATTACGACGAGATCGAATATCTCACCGATTGCAACGTGCGCGCGGTGCCGCCGCCGCGCAACGAGGAAGATGAGATGTCGGGCGAGCCGTGGTACCCGGTCGGTCCGCACGATATTTTTCCGGAGACGTACCACACCTTTTTGCTCGGCGATCCGCGCGTGCGCGAATCGTTCCTCAAGCATCACGCAGATTTCTTCGACCCCGCGCTGTGGCAAGAACACAAAGACCACATTCTGCGGGGCGAATTGCCCGACTTTTATCCCTACGATCGCAGCCTGCGTTTTTCGGTCCGCTATCCGGAACGCTTCGCTGCCGGTCACACTGCTGCTGCGCCAACGGAGCGCGCCGCCTGA
- the can gene encoding carbonate dehydratase: MTTNASEHPLAQLFANNDAWVTHKLEDDPEFFSRLAHQQAPEYLWIGCADSRVPANEIIGLPPGEVFVHRNIANVVVHSDLNCLSVVQFAVDLLKIKHIMVVGHYGCSGVGAALHGRRVGLADNWLHHVQDVRSKHASLLEEWPMGEARHRRLVELNTIEQVVNVCRTTILNDAWARGQDLTVHGWVYGVHDGRVRDLGMTVKDPAKLEETYTSCVAAVSASRAHSADNDVVAADAAKLGDVAAVVHGVIKEMKHE; encoded by the coding sequence ATGACTACGAACGCATCTGAACATCCGCTCGCCCAGCTCTTCGCGAACAACGACGCGTGGGTCACGCACAAGCTCGAAGACGACCCCGAATTCTTCTCGCGTCTCGCGCACCAGCAGGCGCCCGAGTACCTGTGGATCGGTTGCGCCGATTCACGTGTGCCCGCCAATGAAATCATCGGTCTGCCTCCCGGCGAAGTGTTCGTTCACCGCAATATCGCGAACGTCGTCGTGCACTCGGACCTGAACTGTCTGTCCGTCGTCCAGTTCGCCGTCGATCTGCTGAAGATCAAGCACATCATGGTGGTCGGCCACTACGGCTGCTCGGGCGTCGGTGCGGCGCTGCACGGCCGGCGTGTCGGTCTCGCGGACAACTGGCTGCATCACGTGCAGGACGTGCGCTCGAAGCATGCGTCGCTGCTCGAAGAATGGCCGATGGGCGAAGCGCGCCATCGCCGCCTCGTCGAGCTGAACACGATCGAGCAGGTGGTCAACGTGTGCCGCACGACGATTCTCAACGACGCATGGGCGCGCGGCCAGGATCTCACTGTTCACGGCTGGGTCTACGGCGTGCACGATGGACGCGTGCGCGATCTCGGCATGACGGTGAAAGATCCCGCGAAGCTCGAAGAAACCTACACGAGTTGCGTCGCGGCCGTTTCGGCGAGCCGCGCGCATTCGGCTGACAACGACGTGGTCGCCGCCGACGCCGCAAAGCTCGGCGACGTGGCCGCCGTCGTTCACGGTGTTATCAAGGAGATGAAACATGAGTGA
- a CDS encoding acetyl-CoA C-acetyltransferase, with the protein MSETQDPVVIVSVARTPMAAFQGEFASLTAPQLGSVAIRAAVERAGLKPEQVDEAVIGCVLPAGQGQAPARQAALGAGLPLSTGATTVNKMCGSGMRAAMFAHDMLAAGSADVIVAGGMESMTNAPYLLPKARGGMRMGHGQVMDHMFLDGLEDAYEKGRLMGTFAEECAGSFDFTREAQDKFAVESLVRAKRANEDGSFAWEIAPVTIEGKKGSVTVERDEQPFKANLDKIPTLKPAFSKTGTVTAANSSSISDGAAALVMMRESTAKKLGVTPLARVVGHTTFAQEPAKFTTAPVGAIRKLFEKNGWKAQDVDLYEINEAFAVVTMAAMKEHNLPHDKVNVNGGACALGHPIGASGARILVTLIGALKKRGLKRGVASLCIGGGEATAMGVELV; encoded by the coding sequence ATGAGTGAGACACAAGATCCCGTTGTCATCGTTTCCGTCGCGCGCACGCCGATGGCCGCGTTTCAGGGAGAGTTCGCGTCGCTGACGGCGCCGCAACTCGGCTCGGTCGCGATCAGGGCGGCCGTCGAGCGCGCGGGTCTGAAGCCGGAACAGGTCGATGAAGCCGTGATCGGCTGCGTGCTGCCCGCGGGCCAGGGCCAGGCGCCCGCGCGCCAGGCGGCGCTCGGCGCAGGCCTGCCGCTGTCGACGGGCGCGACCACCGTCAACAAGATGTGCGGCTCCGGCATGCGCGCGGCGATGTTCGCGCACGACATGCTGGCGGCAGGCTCCGCCGACGTGATCGTCGCGGGCGGGATGGAAAGCATGACGAACGCGCCCTATCTGCTGCCGAAGGCGCGCGGCGGCATGCGCATGGGCCACGGCCAGGTGATGGATCACATGTTCCTCGACGGTCTCGAAGACGCGTACGAGAAGGGCCGCCTGATGGGCACCTTCGCCGAAGAGTGTGCAGGCTCGTTCGACTTCACCCGTGAAGCGCAGGACAAGTTCGCCGTCGAATCACTGGTGCGCGCGAAACGCGCAAACGAAGACGGTTCGTTTGCGTGGGAAATCGCACCCGTGACGATCGAAGGCAAGAAGGGCAGCGTGACGGTCGAGCGCGACGAGCAGCCGTTCAAGGCGAATCTCGACAAGATTCCGACGCTCAAGCCCGCGTTCAGCAAGACGGGCACGGTGACGGCGGCGAACTCGTCGTCGATCAGCGACGGCGCAGCGGCGCTCGTGATGATGCGCGAATCGACGGCGAAGAAGCTCGGCGTGACGCCGCTCGCGCGCGTCGTCGGCCATACCACGTTCGCGCAGGAGCCCGCGAAGTTCACGACGGCGCCCGTCGGCGCGATCCGCAAGCTGTTCGAAAAGAACGGCTGGAAAGCGCAAGACGTCGATCTTTACGAGATCAACGAGGCATTCGCCGTCGTCACGATGGCCGCGATGAAAGAGCACAACCTGCCGCACGACAAGGTCAACGTGAACGGCGGCGCGTGCGCGCTCGGCCACCCGATCGGCGCATCGGGCGCACGCATTCTCGTCACGCTGATAGGCGCGCTGAAGAAGCGCGGGCTGAAGCGCGGCGTCGCGAGCCTGTGCATCGGCGGCGGCGAAGCGACGGCAATGGGCGTCGAACTGGTTTAA
- a CDS encoding SDR family oxidoreductase: MKTVLIAGASRGIGREFVKQYRHDGWRVLATARDTESLGELVALGAEAFSLDITVPEDIAALALKLDGERLDAALIVSGVYGPQTEGVEAITAEDFDFVMATNVRGPMQLIPVLLPLVEDAQGVLAVLSSRMGSIGETTGTTGWLYRASKAALNEVLKVTSVQTRRATCVSLHPGWVRTEMGGASAAVDPAQSVRGMREVLAQAASTPHLFHGRFFQYDGTALDW, encoded by the coding sequence ATGAAAACAGTGTTGATTGCAGGCGCGTCGCGCGGCATCGGACGCGAATTCGTGAAACAGTATCGGCACGACGGCTGGCGTGTGCTGGCCACCGCGCGCGATACGGAATCGCTCGGTGAACTCGTGGCGCTCGGCGCCGAAGCGTTTTCGCTCGACATCACCGTGCCCGAGGACATCGCCGCGCTCGCCTTGAAACTCGACGGCGAGCGGCTCGACGCAGCCCTGATCGTATCGGGCGTGTACGGTCCGCAAACTGAGGGCGTCGAAGCGATCACGGCGGAAGACTTCGACTTCGTGATGGCAACCAACGTGCGCGGGCCGATGCAGCTGATCCCGGTTCTGCTGCCGCTCGTCGAAGACGCGCAGGGCGTGCTGGCCGTGCTGTCGAGCCGCATGGGCAGCATCGGCGAGACGACGGGCACGACGGGCTGGCTGTATCGCGCGAGCAAGGCGGCGCTGAACGAGGTGCTGAAGGTGACGTCGGTGCAGACGCGCCGCGCGACCTGCGTGTCGCTGCATCCGGGCTGGGTGCGCACCGAGATGGGCGGTGCGTCGGCTGCCGTCGATCCGGCGCAAAGCGTGCGCGGCATGCGCGAAGTGCTGGCGCAGGCGGCGAGCACGCCGCACCTTTTTCACGGACGTTTCTTCCAGTACGACGGCACGGCGCTCGACTGGTAG
- a CDS encoding acyl-CoA dehydrogenase family protein — protein sequence MLLDQDHLMIRDAVRTFVREAITPNAAQWDRERTFPADVHRQLAELGAYGVLVPEEYGGAGLDALALAVILEEIAAGDGGTSTAISVNNCPVCSILLTYGNEQQKRDWLTPLARGEMLGAFCLTEPQAGSDASALRTTATRDGDAYVLNGVKQFITSGKNGNVAIVMAVTDKSAGKRGISAFIVPTDAPGYVVARLEEKLGQHSSDTAQIVFDNCRVPAANLIGAEGEGYRIALSGLEGGRIGIAAQSVGMARAALEAALAYAKERESFGQPLFAHQAVQFRLADMATQLEAARQLIWHAAALKDAGQPCLTEAAMAKLFASESAERICSAALQIHGGYGYLSDFPVERIYRDVRVCQIYEGTSDIQKILIARGLS from the coding sequence ATGTTGCTCGATCAGGACCACCTGATGATCCGCGACGCGGTGCGCACTTTCGTGCGCGAAGCCATCACGCCGAACGCCGCGCAATGGGACCGCGAGCGCACGTTTCCCGCTGACGTGCATCGCCAGCTTGCCGAACTCGGCGCGTACGGCGTGCTCGTTCCCGAAGAATACGGCGGCGCCGGGCTCGACGCGCTCGCGCTCGCGGTGATACTCGAAGAAATCGCGGCGGGCGACGGCGGCACGTCGACGGCCATTTCGGTCAATAACTGCCCGGTCTGCAGCATTCTGCTGACGTACGGCAACGAGCAGCAGAAGCGCGACTGGCTCACGCCACTCGCACGCGGCGAGATGCTCGGCGCGTTTTGTCTGACCGAACCGCAGGCTGGGTCGGACGCGTCGGCGTTGCGCACCACGGCCACGCGCGATGGCGACGCCTACGTGCTCAACGGCGTCAAGCAGTTCATCACGAGCGGCAAGAACGGCAATGTTGCCATCGTGATGGCCGTCACCGATAAAAGCGCGGGCAAGCGCGGCATCAGCGCGTTCATCGTGCCGACGGATGCGCCCGGCTATGTCGTCGCGCGGCTCGAGGAGAAGCTCGGCCAGCATTCGTCCGATACCGCGCAGATCGTGTTCGACAACTGCCGCGTACCCGCCGCGAACCTGATCGGCGCGGAAGGCGAAGGTTATCGGATCGCGCTGTCGGGGCTCGAAGGCGGGCGCATCGGGATTGCCGCGCAGAGCGTCGGCATGGCGCGCGCGGCACTCGAAGCCGCGCTCGCGTACGCGAAGGAGCGCGAGAGCTTCGGGCAACCGCTTTTTGCGCATCAGGCCGTGCAGTTCCGGCTCGCCGACATGGCGACGCAACTCGAAGCGGCGCGTCAGCTGATCTGGCACGCGGCTGCGCTGAAGGACGCGGGCCAGCCTTGTCTGACGGAAGCGGCAATGGCCAAGCTGTTCGCCTCCGAATCGGCCGAGCGCATCTGTTCGGCCGCGCTGCAGATTCACGGCGGATACGGTTATCTGAGCGATTTCCCCGTCGAACGCATTTATCGCGACGTTCGTGTGTGCCAGATCTACGAAGGCACCAGCGATATCCAGAAGATTCTGATCGCGCGCGGACTGAGTTAA
- a CDS encoding YchJ family protein: MTASAKPRPVDCPCGGAAPNRRDTDKPPRFADCCGRYIDGGAAAPNALELMRSRYSAYALGESHYLRDTWAPQTCPADLDVDASAPDAPRWLGLQIKRFTTLDDTHAEVEFVARYKVGGRAHRLHESSRFIRGDDARWRYVDGDVSDR, encoded by the coding sequence ATGACTGCATCAGCGAAACCGCGCCCCGTCGACTGTCCGTGCGGCGGCGCCGCGCCGAATCGGCGCGATACCGACAAGCCGCCGCGTTTCGCGGATTGCTGCGGGCGATATATCGACGGTGGCGCTGCGGCGCCGAACGCGCTCGAACTGATGCGCTCGCGCTATAGCGCGTACGCGCTCGGCGAATCCCACTATTTGCGCGATACGTGGGCGCCGCAAACCTGCCCCGCGGATCTCGACGTCGACGCGAGCGCGCCCGACGCGCCGCGCTGGCTAGGTCTGCAAATCAAACGCTTCACGACGCTCGACGATACGCACGCCGAAGTGGAGTTCGTCGCGCGCTACAAGGTGGGCGGACGGGCGCATCGGCTGCATGAATCCAGCCGCTTCATCAGAGGCGACGACGCGCGCTGGCGCTATGTCGACGGCGATGTGAGCGATCGCTGA
- a CDS encoding dienelactone hydrolase family protein encodes MVFSKVLTVCAMSAAFVASAVTTAHADPLADVEAGPLARAQVQRLALDEDGYLPVVKLSEQIIRIPVDADGNVTLETTVYKPEGPGPFPMVVFNHGKIHGDPRMQTRSDPVSLAREFVRRGYVVVAPNRQGFAESGGSYVQDGCDVTRNGLSQAADVATTVDYMSKQSYVDAKHIVVAGTSHGGLATIAYGTNAAPGVRGLINFSGGLRQDACTDWQGNLANAFGTYGESTHVPSLWLYGDNDSIWPSALVSRMYTAYTGNTQGKGVNAKMVDFGSYKNDAHRLVGDRDGVRVWWPSVEGFLARIGMPTGVQYRVAEPTQPKATHFAKIDAVDSVPFVDEAGRAGYRNFLHQYPSRAFAVSDSGAWSWAEGGDDPMSVAIANCQKQSSDPCRLYAVNESVVWKDGSTQTADADAESPSKDGSKPALASR; translated from the coding sequence ATGGTGTTCAGCAAAGTTCTGACGGTTTGTGCGATGTCGGCTGCCTTCGTGGCCAGCGCTGTCACGACCGCGCACGCGGATCCGCTCGCGGACGTCGAAGCCGGTCCGCTCGCCCGCGCGCAGGTGCAGCGGCTCGCCCTCGATGAAGACGGCTACCTGCCCGTCGTCAAGCTGAGCGAACAGATCATCCGTATTCCCGTCGACGCCGACGGCAATGTCACTCTCGAAACGACCGTCTACAAGCCGGAAGGCCCCGGTCCGTTCCCGATGGTCGTATTCAACCACGGCAAGATTCACGGCGATCCGCGCATGCAGACGCGCAGCGATCCCGTGTCGCTGGCGCGAGAATTCGTGCGCCGCGGTTATGTCGTCGTCGCACCGAATCGCCAGGGTTTCGCCGAGTCCGGCGGCTCGTACGTGCAGGACGGCTGCGACGTGACGCGCAACGGCCTGAGCCAGGCCGCCGACGTCGCGACCACCGTCGACTACATGTCGAAGCAAAGCTACGTGGACGCGAAGCATATCGTCGTGGCAGGCACCTCGCACGGCGGCCTCGCGACCATCGCGTACGGCACGAACGCCGCGCCCGGCGTGCGCGGGCTGATCAATTTCTCGGGCGGCCTCCGCCAGGACGCCTGCACCGACTGGCAAGGCAACCTGGCGAACGCGTTTGGCACGTATGGCGAAAGCACGCACGTGCCTTCGCTGTGGCTGTACGGCGACAACGATTCGATCTGGCCGTCAGCGCTCGTTTCGCGGATGTACACCGCCTACACAGGCAACACGCAGGGCAAGGGCGTGAACGCGAAGATGGTCGATTTCGGCTCGTACAAGAACGACGCGCATCGCCTCGTCGGCGATCGCGACGGCGTACGCGTGTGGTGGCCGTCCGTCGAAGGCTTCCTCGCACGCATCGGCATGCCGACGGGCGTGCAGTACCGCGTCGCCGAGCCGACGCAGCCGAAGGCCACGCATTTCGCGAAGATCGACGCCGTAGACTCCGTGCCTTTCGTCGACGAAGCGGGTCGCGCCGGTTATCGCAACTTCCTGCATCAGTATCCGAGCCGCGCGTTCGCGGTATCCGATTCGGGCGCGTGGTCGTGGGCTGAAGGCGGCGACGATCCGATGTCGGTGGCCATCGCCAACTGTCAGAAACAGAGTTCGGATCCGTGCCGCCTGTACGCCGTCAACGAGAGCGTCGTCTGGAAGGACGGCTCGACCCAAACGGCTGACGCAGACGCCGAATCCCCGTCGAAGGACGGCAGCAAGCCCGCGCTGGCTAGCCGCTGA